Proteins encoded within one genomic window of Ranitomeya variabilis isolate aRanVar5 chromosome 4, aRanVar5.hap1, whole genome shotgun sequence:
- the LOC143768743 gene encoding uncharacterized protein LOC143768743, which yields MISYMQNPCINKSVPGLLLLILILPGSPASVTVTSPAAFAVSTLPESSRPSAEDLGAQRTTLVYPDRSQNSSSDDTTDTTAGTDTSTMFTSPDGGRSTKFTMTTRIPDEKLRTEHDENFSYNDRSLRTWGLICALILSVIGILVLTCGRCRGTSCRKRQKRRYNVSGI from the exons ATGATCTCCTACATGCAAAATCCATGCATCAATAAG agCGTCCCCGGACTgctgctccttattctcatcctcccGGGATCACCAG CTTCTGTTACCGTCACCAGCCCAGCag CGTTTGCAGTGTCAACGTTACCAGAAAGTTCCAGGCCGAGCGCggaggatttgggagcgcagaggaCGACACTGG TTTATCCAGACCGGTCACAAAACAGCAGCAGCGATGACACTACAGACACTACAGCAGGTACAG ACACCTCTACAATGTTCACGTCCCCGGATGGAGGCAGGAGCACAAAATTTACCATGACCACCAGGATCCCAG ATGAGAAATTAAGAACAGAACATGATGAGAATTTCTCCTACA ATGACCGTAGTCTGAGAACGTGGGGTCTGATCTGTGCGCTGATCCTCTCCGTGATCGGGATCCTGGTGCTGACAT GTGGAAGATGTCGAGGAACGTCCTGCCGAAAACGACAAAAGCG GAGATACAATGTATCAGGGATCTAG